The following coding sequences lie in one Gemmatimonadota bacterium genomic window:
- a CDS encoding GNAT family N-acetyltransferase, protein MSQGPWETPRLLLRHFTLDDGEFVLRLLNEPSFHEYIGDKGVRTLEGAHGYLSSGPIASSYATHGHGLNLVVLRETAAPIGMCGLLKRDTLEAPDIGYAFVPEAWGVGYALEAASAILESAWRDFGDARVLAITNAQNDPSQRLLLKLGFVEEAPRVLQEGAPPVRTFGINRPTD, encoded by the coding sequence ATGAGTCAGGGCCCTTGGGAGACGCCGCGACTCCTGCTGCGGCACTTCACGCTGGACGACGGCGAGTTCGTGCTGCGCTTGCTGAACGAGCCGTCGTTCCACGAGTACATCGGCGACAAGGGGGTGCGCACCCTCGAAGGGGCGCACGGCTACCTCAGCAGCGGACCGATCGCCAGCAGCTACGCGACGCACGGCCACGGGCTGAACCTGGTCGTGCTGCGCGAGACGGCCGCGCCAATCGGGATGTGCGGACTCCTCAAGCGCGACACGCTCGAGGCGCCCGACATCGGCTATGCCTTCGTGCCGGAGGCGTGGGGCGTCGGCTATGCGCTGGAAGCCGCGAGCGCGATCCTCGAATCGGCGTGGCGAGACTTTGGCGATGCCCGCGTGCTGGCCATCACCAACGCGCAGAACGACCCTTCGCAGCGCCTTCTCCTCAAGCTGGGTTTCGTGGAGGAGGCGCCGCGGGTCTTGCAGGAGGGCGCGCCGCCGGTCCGGACCTTCGGCATCAACCGTCCGACCGACTGA